A window of Verrucomicrobiia bacterium contains these coding sequences:
- the larB gene encoding nickel pincer cofactor biosynthesis protein LarB: protein MSHFEDLGFAKVDLHRGQRQGFPEVIFCLGKTPRQAAEIFGVLARREPVVLATRATETHFRAIQKKVKNVKYFPEARCVVKWSKEFQKKIKTSSFLVAVLAAGTSDMLVAEEAAITAMCFGAKVERAYDVGVAGLHRLFAQCELLKQASVIIVVAGMEGALPSVVAGLVDKPVIAVPTSVGYGANFSGLAALLGMLNSCGSGVTVVNIDNGFGAGFAAGQILRLTHVVK from the coding sequence ATGAGCCATTTTGAGGATTTGGGTTTTGCTAAGGTCGATTTGCATCGAGGTCAACGTCAAGGATTTCCTGAGGTAATTTTTTGTTTAGGAAAGACGCCAAGACAGGCGGCAGAAATTTTTGGAGTTTTGGCAAGACGGGAGCCAGTGGTTTTAGCTACGCGCGCAACGGAGACGCATTTTCGTGCAATTCAGAAAAAGGTCAAAAACGTGAAATATTTTCCGGAAGCGCGTTGCGTGGTGAAGTGGAGTAAGGAGTTTCAAAAAAAAATAAAAACCTCTTCTTTTTTGGTGGCAGTGCTGGCTGCGGGAACTTCGGATATGCTAGTCGCGGAAGAGGCGGCGATTACCGCGATGTGTTTTGGGGCAAAAGTGGAGCGGGCTTATGATGTGGGTGTGGCAGGTTTGCATCGATTGTTTGCACAGTGCGAGTTATTAAAGCAAGCGAGTGTGATTATTGTTGTTGCAGGTATGGAAGGCGCACTTCCGAGTGTAGTGGCAGGTTTGGTGGATAAACCGGTGATTGCGGTGCCGACGAGTGTGGGGTATGGCGCGAATTTTTCGGGGCTCGCAGCGTTGCTAGGCATGTTAAATTCCTGTGGAAGTGGGGTTACTGTGGTGAATATTGATAATGGGTTTGGCGCAGGTTTTGCTGCGGGTCAGATTTTGAGGCTGACTCATGTAGTAAAATAG
- a CDS encoding HAD hydrolase-like protein: MKQPNKLLLWDIDGTLLTTGSAGEYALIQALKNHFEIDSKLEGIEIAGRTDKGIAMEILRKYNLPETLENITRFLDGYIEELQHWLPKRQETGRVLEGIATILERAHQRNDLAQGLLTGNLQRGAQLKLEHYQMMHYFEFGAFSDDHHDRNQLPAYAKQRAEEKFQTNFSPENIFVIGDTPHDIACGKAIGAKTIAVATGRFTLKELKKHQPTATFQDLTNFQEFFAIIDTVS, from the coding sequence ATGAAACAACCCAATAAACTTTTACTTTGGGATATCGATGGCACCTTGCTAACTACCGGTTCTGCCGGAGAATATGCACTCATCCAAGCGCTCAAAAATCATTTCGAAATCGATTCCAAACTTGAAGGTATAGAAATTGCCGGTCGCACCGACAAAGGAATCGCAATGGAAATTTTGCGAAAATATAATCTGCCAGAAACCCTAGAAAACATCACCCGTTTTTTAGATGGCTACATTGAAGAACTGCAACATTGGCTACCCAAACGACAAGAAACAGGACGCGTTTTAGAAGGCATTGCCACGATTTTGGAAAGGGCACATCAACGCAACGATTTAGCTCAAGGTTTACTCACAGGAAATTTGCAAAGAGGTGCTCAGCTCAAATTGGAACATTATCAAATGATGCATTACTTCGAATTTGGCGCGTTTTCTGACGATCATCACGATCGCAACCAACTTCCCGCCTATGCCAAACAACGCGCAGAAGAAAAATTTCAAACCAATTTTTCTCCAGAAAATATTTTTGTAATCGGCGACACGCCTCATGACATCGCCTGCGGCAAAGCCATCGGTGCTAAAACCATCGCCGTCGCCACCGGCAGGTTTACTCTAAAAGAATTAAAAAAACATCAACCCACTGCCACTTTTCAAGATCTTACTAATTTTCAAGAGTTTTTTGCTATTATCGATACTGTCAGTTAG
- the hemW gene encoding radical SAM family heme chaperone HemW has translation MESLQHLYIHIPFCPRICPYCSFYVQPANRRLMPSLIDAILQEFDYYKKKYPLRIKTIFLGGGTPSALPTSELERLISVLTKHFAPTEFTLEMNPTTVSSEKAKILYELGINRVSLGAQSFDPNVLATLGRQHSPEKIIRSYEILHETGFPNLNIDLMFAVPGQSIESWQKTLEKTLSLQPEHISTYCLTYEEDTPFFEKIQKGQWQRNLEVETEFYLTSILTLEKAGFQHYEISNFAKPGKISEHNFAYWRGSNFIGLGPSAVSTVENQRWQNISDLTLYLQGAQKNQWQKTNQETLSDELREKEKIIFGLRTNEGAAINPKFFDSFQQLISAGYAQETKGRWILTQEGKLRADAIGEFFL, from the coding sequence ATGGAGTCACTTCAACATCTTTATATTCACATTCCTTTTTGCCCAAGAATTTGCCCCTACTGCTCTTTTTACGTACAACCCGCGAATCGTCGTCTTATGCCTTCTTTGATCGATGCGATTTTACAAGAGTTTGATTATTACAAAAAAAAATATCCGCTTAGGATTAAAACCATTTTTTTAGGTGGCGGAACCCCCAGCGCTCTTCCCACATCCGAGTTAGAGCGACTCATTAGCGTTTTAACTAAACACTTTGCTCCAACCGAATTTACTCTCGAAATGAACCCCACAACCGTTTCTTCCGAGAAAGCAAAAATTCTTTACGAACTTGGCATAAACCGAGTGAGCCTGGGCGCTCAATCTTTCGACCCCAATGTGCTAGCGACTTTAGGACGACAACATTCTCCCGAAAAAATAATTCGCTCTTATGAAATTTTGCATGAAACCGGATTTCCTAATCTTAATATTGACCTGATGTTTGCCGTGCCAGGACAAAGCATAGAATCCTGGCAAAAAACTTTAGAAAAAACACTTTCCCTTCAGCCGGAACATATTTCCACTTATTGTTTAACTTACGAAGAAGACACGCCTTTCTTTGAAAAAATTCAAAAAGGCCAATGGCAACGCAACCTCGAAGTAGAAACCGAATTTTATCTAACGAGCATTTTAACACTGGAAAAAGCTGGCTTTCAACACTACGAAATTTCCAATTTTGCCAAGCCCGGAAAAATTTCAGAACATAATTTCGCCTACTGGCGCGGTTCTAATTTTATTGGACTCGGTCCTAGCGCCGTTTCTACTGTTGAAAACCAGCGTTGGCAAAATATTTCGGATTTAACGCTTTATTTGCAAGGCGCACAAAAAAATCAGTGGCAAAAAACTAACCAAGAAACTTTAAGTGATGAATTACGCGAGAAAGAAAAAATTATTTTTGGATTACGAACCAATGAAGGAGCTGCAATCAATCCAAAGTTTTTCGATTCATTTCAACAACTGATTTCTGCTGGTTACGCGCAAGAAACAAAAGGACGATGGATTTTAACGCAAGAAGGCAAATTACGAGCTGACGCCATCGGCGAGTTTTTCCTCTAA
- a CDS encoding sodium/solute symporter (Members of the Solute:Sodium Symporter (SSS), TC 2.A.21 as described in tcdb.org, catalyze solute:Na+ symport. Known solutes for members of the family include sugars, amino acids, nucleosides, inositols, vitamins, urea or anions, depending on the system.), with amino-acid sequence MGVYTHFKTLDWVVLVGYLLLTTWIGHALRGKQSTIRDFFLAGRSLPWQAVCGSIIATEISALTFIGVPGMVFAAGGDWTYLQWAIGSVIARFIVGIYFAKAFFEREIYSPYDYMQNRLGGKTRSLTTTLFFLGSILGQSVRLLVTAIVLKTVTGLDFHLCILIIGLFAIVWTWMGGMTTVIWTDVVQFGVFVFSGLLALGWIVHALPGGVSQWIDVASTAGKFRLIDLTRDPSVGFTLWVGILAMPFQNMAAFGTDQLNAQRMFCCRSARDAGKAMIFSSLGQFVTILMLCVGTALFAYYQHFSPSPEEISLFGSDADYVFPVWITTVLPAGITGLILAGAFAAAISSLDSALAALSQATLALRFDGKDWAHEGSAFRMLLASRIAVVFWGITLPICAIGLDHVRGNINLVNLAFGMVSYTYGPMLGIFLLAMFRKNTGTRGVWIGLIVSIGLTLYVRPDVYTVLKNFTIITPEQALEWQPKLHYAWLYPITCLLTLGCGLLFSSHVEPNILEEKLADGVSS; translated from the coding sequence ATGGGAGTTTACACGCATTTTAAAACGTTAGATTGGGTGGTTTTGGTTGGTTATTTGCTTTTAACCACATGGATCGGGCATGCGCTTAGGGGTAAACAGTCTACCATTCGCGATTTTTTTTTGGCAGGTCGCTCTTTGCCGTGGCAAGCGGTTTGTGGGTCGATTATTGCTACGGAAATTAGTGCGTTAACTTTCATTGGCGTGCCGGGTATGGTGTTTGCTGCGGGAGGGGATTGGACTTATCTGCAATGGGCAATTGGGTCGGTGATCGCTCGATTTATTGTTGGGATTTATTTTGCTAAAGCTTTTTTTGAGCGCGAAATTTATAGCCCTTACGATTACATGCAGAATCGGTTGGGAGGCAAGACGCGGAGTTTAACGACTACCTTATTTTTTCTGGGTTCGATTTTGGGGCAGAGTGTCAGATTGCTCGTGACAGCAATTGTTTTGAAAACGGTTACGGGATTGGATTTCCATCTTTGTATTTTGATTATAGGTTTGTTTGCGATTGTTTGGACATGGATGGGTGGGATGACGACGGTGATTTGGACAGATGTGGTGCAATTTGGCGTGTTTGTTTTTAGTGGGCTGTTGGCGTTGGGTTGGATTGTGCATGCGTTACCGGGTGGTGTGTCGCAGTGGATAGATGTTGCTTCTACAGCAGGAAAATTTCGCTTGATTGATTTAACAAGGGATCCTTCGGTCGGGTTTACTTTGTGGGTCGGAATTTTAGCAATGCCTTTTCAAAATATGGCTGCGTTTGGAACGGATCAACTTAATGCGCAACGCATGTTTTGTTGTCGTTCGGCGCGAGATGCGGGGAAAGCTATGATTTTTAGTTCCTTAGGTCAATTTGTGACGATTTTAATGTTGTGCGTAGGGACGGCATTGTTTGCCTATTACCAACATTTTTCTCCTTCGCCTGAGGAGATTTCTTTGTTTGGATCCGATGCGGATTATGTTTTTCCGGTTTGGATTACGACGGTATTGCCGGCGGGTATTACGGGCTTGATTTTGGCGGGAGCTTTTGCGGCGGCGATTTCTAGTTTAGATTCAGCACTAGCTGCTTTATCGCAAGCAACGCTGGCATTGCGTTTTGATGGCAAGGATTGGGCACATGAAGGCTCTGCTTTTCGTATGTTGTTAGCTTCAAGAATTGCAGTGGTTTTTTGGGGAATTACCCTGCCAATTTGTGCGATTGGCTTGGATCATGTGCGGGGCAATATTAATCTTGTGAATTTAGCGTTTGGCATGGTGAGTTACACTTATGGCCCGATGTTGGGCATTTTTCTTTTGGCTATGTTTCGTAAAAATACTGGCACACGGGGAGTTTGGATCGGGTTGATTGTTTCGATTGGCTTAACGTTATATGTGAGACCGGATGTTTATACGGTTTTGAAGAATTTTACGATTATCACACCAGAACAGGCGCTTGAATGGCAGCCCAAATTACATTATGCGTGGCTTTATCCGATTACGTGTTTGCTTACTTTAGGTTGTGGACTTCTGTTTTCATCTCATGTTGAGCCAAATATTTTAGAGGAAAAACTCGCCGATGGCGTCAGCTCGTAA
- the elbB gene encoding isoprenoid biosynthesis glyoxalase ElbB: protein MAQTKKIAVILSGCGVYDGSEIHEAVLTLLALNRAGAEVFCFAPNIPQHHVVNHLNGEAVEDEVRNVLTEAARIARGKIQDVAKCKVSEMDGVIFPGGYGAAKNLCDFAVEGVRCEVDPNVVKLIKGMHEAKKPMAFLCISPVIAAKVLGSAGVQLTIGNDPATKKAIEEMGAKHVVKDVKDVLVDDVNRIVSTPAYMYDASIAQVAEGIEKCVATVLKLIP from the coding sequence ATGGCACAAACTAAAAAAATTGCAGTTATTCTTTCGGGTTGCGGAGTGTATGATGGCAGCGAAATTCATGAAGCAGTGCTGACGTTGTTAGCATTGAATCGTGCGGGAGCGGAAGTTTTTTGTTTTGCACCCAATATTCCACAGCATCATGTGGTGAATCATTTGAATGGGGAAGCGGTTGAGGATGAAGTGAGGAATGTTTTGACGGAAGCCGCTCGGATTGCGCGGGGTAAAATTCAGGATGTTGCGAAATGTAAAGTGTCGGAGATGGATGGAGTTATTTTCCCAGGCGGTTATGGTGCGGCAAAAAATTTATGCGATTTTGCGGTGGAAGGCGTCCGATGCGAAGTGGATCCTAACGTGGTAAAATTAATCAAAGGTATGCATGAAGCAAAAAAACCGATGGCCTTTTTGTGTATTTCTCCGGTGATTGCAGCAAAAGTGTTAGGTTCGGCAGGCGTTCAGTTAACGATTGGCAATGATCCTGCTACGAAAAAAGCGATTGAAGAAATGGGCGCAAAACATGTGGTGAAAGATGTGAAAGATGTTTTAGTGGATGACGTCAATCGTATCGTTTCTACACCTGCTTATATGTATGATGCTTCGATTGCACAGGTAGCGGAAGGCATTGAAAAATGTGTGGCGACTGTGTTGAAATTGATTCCTTAA